A window of the Sabethes cyaneus chromosome 1, idSabCyanKW18_F2, whole genome shotgun sequence genome harbors these coding sequences:
- the LOC128742373 gene encoding lysosomal acid glucosylceramidase-like — MQPPKANDLNLIVLALLYLAVSDESTVSGSLPCALRQYPTGSVCVCNVTYCDTLEFEEPIAAGEFVHVTSGRDGTRFAQSRGRFTPTSKENIIPEVLRIPKQRFTRSTRPITLQLDRRRVFQTVVGFGGAFTGAVSYNLGRLKPELRYSLYRSYYSKSVGIGYNLLRIPIGGCDFDLKPWAYNELPTNDAMLTNFTKLDDRDLMKIAQIRELMDVADNRNIKFMGAAWSPPKWMKSNNDWSGSSRLKSEYYQTWADYHIKYLQLVKEAGLDFWAISTGNEPMNAVIGFLFIRFMSLGWTAPSQGKWVGENLGPTLRSSAFRDVKLFAGDDQRYTFPWWFSQMNQGHPNATQYLDGLAVHWYWDGVTPPGLLDQAAHLYPDKLIFNTEASLGDKPFQTHGPILGSWDRAESYITYILQDLRHNVHGWIDWNLMLNEIGGPNYANNFVESAVVVNSTSGEEAYKQPIFYGLGHFSRFITEGSRRFETTSTDSGVLVVGFERPDGKIALILYNKKSSSCEVTIKDPERGTAQLHLPPKSVHSILYA, encoded by the exons ATGCAACCACCCAAGGCAAACGACTTGAACTTGATTGTGCTAGCGCTGTTGTACTTGGCGGTTTCCGATGAATCGACTG ttTCGGGCTCGCTTCCATGTGCATTACGTCAGTACCCGACCGGCTCGGTTTGTGTATGCAATGTGACCTACTGCGATACATTGGAATTCGAAGAACCAATCGCGGCTGGGGAGTTTGTACATGTGACCAGTGGCCGCGATGGCACAAGGTTTGCTCAGTCCCGTGGAAGGTTTACTCCTACGTCCAAGGAAAACATTATTCCGGAGGTCTTGCGAATTCCTAAACAACGTTTTACGCGCAGCACCAGGCCCATAACGTTGCAACTGGATCGCCGGAGAGTATTTCAAACGGTGGTTGGATTCGGTGGAGCATTTACTGGAGCAGTTTCTTACAATTTGGGACGGTTGAAACCAGAGTTGCGGTACAGCTTATACCGATCGTATTACTCTAAATCTGTGGGCATTGGATACAACTTGCTGAGGATTCCAATTGGTGGTTGTGATTTTGATTTGAAACCATGGGCGTACAATGAGCTTCCGACAAACGATGCGATGCTGACGAATTTCACTAAACTGGACGATAGAGACTTAATGAAAATCGCACAAATACGAGAGCTGATGGATGTGGCGGATAATCGTAATATCAAGTTTATGGGTGCTGCATGGAGTCCACCCAAGTGGATGAAATCGAATAATGACTGGAGTGGTTCAAGTCGACTCAAGAGTGAATACTATCAAACTTGGGCAGATTACCATATCAAGTACCTGCAGTTGGTGAAAGAAGCCGGATTAGATTTTTGGGCTATCTCTACGGGTAACGAACCCATGAACGCTGTCATTGGATTCCTCTTCATTCGGTTCATGAGTCTTGGCTGGACTGCTCCTAGCCAAGGTAAATGGGTTGGCGAGAATCTAGGACCAACATTGAGAAGTTCagcttttcgtgacgttaaacTGTTTGCAGGAGATGATCAACGGTATACTTTTCCCTGGTGGTTTTCACAGATGAACCAGGGTCATCCTAATGCAACGCAGTACTTAGACGGATTGGCGGTTCACTGGTATTGGGATGGCGTCACACCACCCGGTCTGCTGGACCAGGCAGCACATCTCTATCCGGATAAGCTAATTTTTAACACAGAAGCTTCGCTCGGTGATAAACCATTTCAAACTCATGGTCCAATACTAGGATCATGGGACCGTGCGGAATCATATATCACCTACATCCTGCAAGATTTACGGCATAATGTACACGGATGGATCGATTGGAATTTGATGCTGAATGAAATTGGCGGTCCAAATTATGCCAATAATTTCGTCGAAAGCGCTGTTGTTGTAAATTCAACTTCAGGCGAAGAGGCCTACAAGCAGCCAATATTCTATGGACTAGGCCACTTTTCTAGATTCATTACAGAAGGTTCTAGGCGATTTGAAACTACCAGCACCGATTCAGGAGTGCTTGTGGTAGGCTTCGAGAGACCTGACGGAAAGATTGCGTTAATTTTGTACAACAA AAAATCTAGTTCCTGCGAGGTAACGATCAAAGACCCGGAACGAGGCACAGCTCAGTTGCATCTCCCACCCAAATCGGTTCATTCCATTCTCTACGCATAA
- the LOC128745583 gene encoding glutamate dehydrogenase, mitochondrial-like yields the protein MSSSLAKLRSMATQRFILRRFQHTMPQELEQIATEKDPQFSKMVQYFFHKACVKLEPRLLEYLKKYPRMKDEKRQQRVQAIFQTLSGTANTLEIRFPVLRDDGNYEIITGYRSHHSLHRLPVKGGIRYSMEVTKDEVQALSSLMTFKCSCVHVPFGGAKGGVRIDPSRYSKKELQNITRRYTTELAKRNFIGPGIDVPAPDMGTSDMEMSWIADQYSKTYGHKDINALAVVTGKPLHQGGIRGRTEATGRGVFIATNCFVKEKKWMEAIGLQPGMEDKTVIIQGFGNVGMYAGRFFQKAGCKIIGIQEHDVSLLDEKGIDVEELIKYKQVNNTIKFFPKAKAVEENLLAHKCDILIPAAVEKSINSTNADKIQAKIIAEGANGPTTPAADQILQTRKILVIPDLYCNAGGVTASYFEYLKNINHISFGKLSFRQESENLREVLKSVQDSLRDASVCVEVNPTEALSHYLDNASEADVVASGLKYVLETAGRGIMTVANQHKLCLDLRTAAYIWSVEKIFKACDGAGLSM from the coding sequence ATGAGTTCTTCGTTAGCAAAACTCCGCTCGATGGCTACCCAACGCTTCATTTTGCGACGCTTCCAACACACTATGCCGCAGGAACTGGAACAAATTGCCACCGAAAAGGATCCACAGTTTTCGAAAATGGTACAATATTTTTTCCACAAAGCTTGCGTTAAACTAGAACCAAGGCTGTTGGAATACCTGAAAAAATATCCAAGGATGAAAGATGAGAAACGGCAGCAACGGGTCCAAGCTATATTTCAGACGCTTAGTGGAACAGCGAATACATTAGAAATACGTTTTCCCGTGTTAAGGGATGACGGAAACTACGAGATTATAACTGGATACCGTTCCCATCATTCACTACATCGATTGCCGGTTAAAGGAGGCATCCGATATTCGATGGAAGTAACTAAGGATGAAGTGCAAGCTTTATCATCTCTAATGACATTCAAGTGTTCGTGCGTTCATGTTCCGTTTGGAGGTGCTAAGGGTGGTGTGCGAATTGATCCGAGTCGCTAcagcaaaaaagaattacagAATATTACCAGAAGGTACACGACAGAATTGGCCAAACGAAACTTTATTGGTCCTGGAATTGATGTTCCTGCACCGGATATGGGTACTAGTGATATGGAAATGTCATGGATTGCCGATCAGTATAGTAAAACATATGGACATAAGGACATCAACGCGTTGGCAGTAGTTACCGGAAAGCCGTTACATCAGGGCGGAATTCGTGGAAGAACTGAAGCCACCGGTAGAGGAGTCTTTATAGCGACCAATTGCTttgtaaaagaaaagaaatggaTGGAGGCCATTGGTCTTCAACCAGGAATGGAAGATAAAACGGTAATTATTCAGGGATTCGGAAATGTCGGTATGTATGCTGGTCGCTTTTTCCAAAAAGCAGGATGTAAAATAATTGGCATTCAAGAACACGATGTATCACTGCTAGACGAGAAAGGTATAGACGTAGAAGAGCTGATTAAATACAAGCAAGTGAACAATACAATTAAGTTTTTTCCCAAGGCGAAGGCTGTCGAAGAGAATCTCTTAGCACACAAATGTGATATTCTTATTCCAGCAGCGGTTGAAAAGTCAATAAACTCTACCAATGCTGACAAAATTCAAGCCAAAATAATTGCCGAAGGTGCTAACGGCCCAACTACTCCGGCAGCCGATCAAATCCTTCAAACGCGAAAAATTCTAGTGATCCCAGATTTATACTGCAATGCCGGAGGCGTGACAGCCTCCTATTTTGAGTATTTGAAAAACATCAATCATATTTCCTTCGGCAAGCTGTCCTTTCGACAAGAGTCTGAAAATCTTCGGGAAGTGCTCAAATCCGTTCAGGATTCGCTCAGAGATGCATCGGTTTGTGTCGAGGTGAACCCAACGGAGGCCCTCAGTCACTATCTAGATAACGCTAGTGAAGCAGACGTGGTTGCCTCCGGATTGAAATATGTGTTAGAAACTGCCGGACGAGGAATCATGACAGTCGCCAATCAGCACAAGCTCTGCCTGGATCTACGAACGGCGGCGTATATTTGGTCGGTGGAAAAAATCTTCAAAGCTTGCGATGGAGCTGGACTTAGCATGTAA
- the LOC128741456 gene encoding cell division cycle protein 16 homolog gives MPRQQCGSYGSESKMRTDTAAATAGNLRANTGTDSAAEQSTSDASCFIDVDTYRKIMKSFMDMRRYRTALFWAEKVTVLSNNEPKDVYWQAQCMFLLREYHRAAYIIRSRGLDKQNLLCHYLAVECLAEAKEFQEALDVLNSVDCEKLAVSVSSASVSCKDDSGAVDGPVFEEPNKSDLLGSIYFLKGKILEAMDNRVLAMDCYVQALHKSVYCSEALDALVQHEMLMAWEEKELMQHMPMEQQCSEPERKILKRLYESKLKKYYESIAPQTNIEQTPVGTMSSDLLHELTEKMKNSKNIESNKAVTASTLPKCFTTPLPNKIMSPANKILDDLKNTPSYLIQSSLSKASSVFGSGGGGSTSCKQDTPYRINRPVSMQSPSAIAIQNCFDRLEGCVDLVVSKAEKFFYNCDYKKCMKIIDEVLKRDPYHKRSLTVQIGCLMEMKDFNKLFYVAHKLVDFYPEDAISWYAVGCYYDLIGKSDPARRYLSKATTLDRLYGPAWLAYGHSFAKENEHDQAMAAYFKATQLMRGCHLPLLYIGVECGLTKNLEMAEKFFYQAMSIAPLDVYVLHELGVIKFEYKLYESAEEVFRTTLDMVQSMAKANREPISVRWEPLLNNLGHCCRKNRKYEEALEFHRRALFLKPLSAATYTAIGFVQSLMGKLDEAVESFHKSLSLKRDDVFTTTILKYVIEDLAEEAPLPFYAGEGEDIDLDAKEEDDSEARDDDMVDESSSKIGSGGGDAGGLVDGPPPRLKLKFDEYDSNASPVSDTSADDMSLDL, from the exons ATGCCAAGGCAGCAGTGCGGCTCATACGGTAGTGAATCGAAAATGAGGACCGATACAGCAGCAGCTACTGCCGGTAACCTCCGCGCAAATACCGGCACCGATTCTGCGGCCGAACAATCGACATCAGATGCTAGTTGCTTCATTGATGTTGACACCTATCGCAAAATAATGAAGAGTTTTATGGACATG AGGCGCTATCGAACAGCATTATTCTGGGCGGAGAAAGTTACTGTCCTCAGTAACAACGAACCGAAAGATGTATACTGGCAAGCTCAGTGTATGTTCCTGCTGCGGGAGTATCACCGTGCGGCTTACATTATACGAAGCCGTGGGTTGGACAAGCAGAATCTTCTCTGTCACTATTTGGCTGTTGAATGCCTAGCCGAGGCAAAGGAGTTTCAAGAAGCATTAGATGTGCTAAATTCGGTGGATTGTGAAAAGCTAGCAGTTAGTGTCTCTTCTGCAAGCGTAAGTTGCAAAGACGATTCAGGTGCGGTTGATGGACCAGTTTTTGAAGAGCCTAACAAAAGTGATCTGCTAGGTTCAATTTATTTCTTGAAGGGAAAAATCCTAGAAGCGATGGATAACCGAGTATTAGCAATGGATTGTTACGTTCAAGCATTGCACAAATCTGTTTACTGTTCAGAAGCCCTGGACGCACTCGTTCAACATGAAATGCTGATGGCTTGGGAAGAGAAAGAATTGATGCAACATATGCCAATGGAACAGCAGTGTTCCGAACCAGAAAGGAAGATTTTGAAGCGACTCTACGAAAGTAAGTTGAAAAAATACTATGAATCGATTGCTCCTCAAACAAACATCGAGCAGACACCAGTTGGAACAATGAGTTCTGATTTGCTGCATGAGCTGACAGAGAAGATGAAAAACAGTAAAAACATTGAAAGTAACAAAGCGGTAACTGCTTCCACACTGCCGAAGTGTTTCACAACTCCCTTGCCCAACAAAATCATGTCACCAGCGAATAAAATTCTAGACGATTTGAAAAATACACCTTCATATTTGATACAATCATCTCTCTCAAAGGCGTCATCCGTGTTTGGTTCTGGTGGCGGAGGTAGTACCAGCTGCAAGCAAGATACTCCCTATCGCATCAACCGACCAGTCAGTATGCAAAGTCCATCGGCTATCGCAATCCAAAACTGCTTCGACCGTTTGGAAGGATGTGTGGATTTGGTTGTTTCGAAGGCGGAGAAATTTTTCTACAACTGCGATTATAAGAAGTGCATGAAAATCATAGATGA AGTTCTCAAGCGAGACCCGTACCACAAGCGCAGTCTCACCGTGCAGATTGGTTGCCTAATGGAGATGAAAGATTTCAACAAACTATTCTACGTGGCACACAAGCTAGTAGATTTCTATCCTGAGGATGCTATCTCCTGGTATGCTGTCGGTTGCTACTACGATTTGATTGGCAAAAGTGATCCCGCCCGCCGGTATCTATCGAAAGCGACCACTCTGGATCGGCTGTATGGTCCAGCCTGGCTGGCATACGGGCATTCATTTGCTAAAGAGAACGAACATGATCAAGCCATGGCGGCATACTTCAAGGCTACCCAACTCATGAGAGGGTGTCATTTGCCGCTGCTGTACATCGGAGTGGAATGCGGACTGACAAAAAATCTGGAAATGGCAGAGAAATTCTTCTACCAAGCCATGTCCATTGCTCCATTGGATGTTTACGTACTGCACGAACTCGGAGTGATAAAATTCGAATATAAACTGTACGAAAGCGCAGAGGAAGTTTTTCGAACCACGCTTGATATGGTGCAAAGCATGGCCAAAGCTAATCGAGAGCCGATTTCGGTCCGATGGGAGCCCTTGCTCAACAATTTGGGCCACTGTTGTCGGAAGAATCGCAAGTACGAGGAGGCATTAGAGTTTCACCGGAGAGCTTTGTTTCTCAAACCGTTGAGTGCTGCCACTTACACGGCGATAGGCTTTGTGCAATCGCTAATGGGAAAACTGGACGAAGCTGTCGAATCATTCCATAAAAGCTTGTCGCTCAAAAGGGACGATGTTTTTACGACAACAATTTTGAAGTACGTGATCGAAGATTTGGCAGAGGAAGCACCGCTACCGTTCTATGCTGGCGAAGGAGAAGATATCGATCTAGACGCGAAGGAAGAGGACGACTCAGAAGCAAGAGATGACGATATGGTTGATGAAAGTAGTAGTAAAATCGGCTCCGGAGGCGGTGATGCTGGCGGACTCGTTGATGGACCACCACCGCGATTGAAGCTTAAGTTTGATGAGTATGACTCGAACGCATCACCGGTGAGTGATACTAGTGCAGATGACATGAGTTTGGACCTGTAG
- the LOC128737721 gene encoding sorting nexin-32 — translation MMDGTIEENGNGASLPTSPLEGGNQEFVPSHKMTSGNGSMADGAQPQQQQQGNNKAENTTLPPNSLLVDISDALSEKERVKFTVHTRTNLPGFAKTDFLVVRQHEEFVWLHDRFEENEEYAGYIIPPCPPRPDFDASREKLQRLGEGEGNMTKEEFKKMKQELEAEYLATFKKTVAMHEVFLTRLATHPVFRDDAHLKVFLEFDQDLCAKLKKKIDVFGGLMRSLGKTTDEIYLGATVKDVNDFFERELQFLGEYHAHLKEAAVRTEKMTNKHKEVADSHIRISSALMSLSTAEHGSMERFLAKTADIFEKIRNMEGRVASDQDLKLGDTLRYYQRDSNAAKALLIRRLRCLAAYEAANRNLEKARAKNKDVHAAEMAQTQACEKFESMSGRGKEELVSFRLRRVAAFKKSLIELAELEMKHAKAQYEHLRQSLLSLQDTAA, via the exons ATGATG GACGGAACGATTGAGGAGAATGGTAACGGAGCTTCGCTGCCGACTAGCCCACTCGAGGGTGGTAATCAAGAGTTTGTGCCCTCTCATAAAATGACATCCGGAAATGGATCAATGGCCGATGGAGCCCAaccacaacaacagcaacagggcAATAACAAAGCTGAAAACACGACGCTTCCTCCTAATTCCCTACTG GTGGATATTTCGGATGCTTTGAGTGAGAAGGAGAGAGTAAAATTTACGGTCCATACTCGTACTAACTTACCAGGATTTGCAAAGACAGATTTTTTGGTTGTCCGACAGCATGAGGAATTTGTGTGGCTGCACGATCGATTCGAGGAGAATGAAGAGTACGCTGGTTATATCATTCCACCTTGTCCTCCCAGGCCCGATTTCGATGCTTCTCGTGAAAAACTACAACGGTTGGGTGAAGGCGAGGGAAACATGACCAAGGAGGAGTTCAAGAAAATGAAACAAGAGTTGGAAGCGGAATATTTGGCCACTTTTAAGAAGACTGTAGCAATGCATGAGGTGTTTTTAACCCGATTGGCTACGCATCCGGTGTTTCGCGATGATGCACATCTGAAGGTGTTTCTGGAATTCGACCAGGATCTTTGTGCTAAGTTAAAGAAGAAAATTGACGTGTTCGGTGGACTAATGAGAAGCTTGGGTAAAACAACTGATGAGATCTATTTGGGAGCGACGGTAAAGGACGTGAATGACTTTTTTGAGCGCGAGCTGCAATTTTTGGGTGAGTATCATGCCCATCTAAAGGAAGCGGCAGTACGGACTGAGAAGATGACCAACAAGCATAAGGAAGTGGCTGATTCACATATTCGGATCTCGTCTGCACTAATGTCACTCTCGACGGCTGAACATGGCAGTATGGAGCGTTTTCTAGCCAAAACGGCAGATATTTTCGAAAAGATTAGA AATATGGAAGGACGCGTGGCAAGCGATCAGGATCTGAAGCTGGGTGACACTTTGCGGTACTATCAACGGGACAGTAATGCTGCTAAAGCACTCTTGATTCGCCGATTGCGCTGTTTGGCAGCATATGAAGCAGCCAATAGGAATCTCGAGAAGGCAAGAGCAAAAAATAAGGACGTTCATGCG GCGGAAATGGCTCAAACACAGGCATGCGAGAAGTTCGAATCGATGTCCGGTCGTGGCAAGGAGGAACTGGTCAGTTTTCGGCTTCGTCGAGTAGCTGCCTTTAAGAAAAG TTTAATCGAATTAGCTGAGCTGGAAATGAAGCACGCCAAAGCGCAGTACGAACATCTGCGTCAGTCGTTACTGTCGCTGCAGGACACTGCCGCCTAG
- the LOC128745584 gene encoding hatching enzyme 1.2-like yields the protein MASRLALPLVLLLATWLAIVVESGPVIMRDENELESGDEEEIDLSHLGLDIYGEPDESVGERVAQYNPETDLVNPEELGTYVDGDILITRPGGRNGLADKSTRWPGGVVPFVISGNFQAKEMQMIEDAFNQYHTKTCVRFKPRMGEKDYISIESSNSGCWSSVGRTGGRQEVNLQMPGCTTKVGTIVHELMHAVGFLHEQNRYERDDWVSIQTQNIQRGTETNFVKAKSGTTDAFGVQYDYGSVMHYSATAFSSNGAPTIIAKYPLSGTAMGQREGFSRSDVEKINRMYHCGGETTGSGPSISLPFPVPSPPFVPNSGYYPYPYPNPYPYPPSGVVPQTYPHPGGSYPQGPYGPYPQDETPNGLINSVQNNL from the exons ATGGCTAGTCGATTGGCATTGCCGTTGGTTTTACTACTGGCCACGTGGCTTGCGATAGTAGTTGAATCTGGTCCAGTGATTATGCGTGATGAAAACGAGCTGGAAAGTGGCGATGAAGAAGAAATCGACCTATCCCATCTTGGTCTGGATATCTACGGAGAACCGGACGAATCGGTCGGCGAACGCGTTGCTCAGTACAATCCGGAAACGGATCTCGTTAACCCGGAGGAGCTGGGAACGTACGTCGACGGGGACATACTGATTACGAGGCCCGGCGGACGAAACGGGCTCGCTGACAAAAGTACACGCTGGCCGGGAGGTGTTGTACCGTTCGTGATAAGTGGAAATTTTC AGGCTAAAGAAATGCAAATGATCGAAGATGCTTTCAATCAGTATCACACGAAAACCTGCGTCCGGTTCAAACCCCGCATGGGCGAGAAGGATTATATTTCGATTGAGAGCTCCAACAGCGGATGCTGGTCCAGCGTGGGACGTACCGGAGGACGTCAGGAGGTGAACCTGCAGATGCCCGGTTGTACGACCAAGGTGGGCACAATCGTTCACGAACTGATGCATGCGGTGGGCTTTCTGCATGAGCAAAATCGATACGAACGTGACGATTGGGTGTCGATTCAAACGCAGAACATTCAACGTGGCACGGAGACAAATTTCGTCAAAGCTAAGAGTGGAACAACTGATGCATTCGGAGTGCAGTATGACTACGGCAGTGTCATGCACTATTCTGCAACGGCGTTCTCGTCCAATGGAGCGCCAACTATTATAGCTAAG TATCCGTTGAGCGGCACAGCTATGGGCCAGCGGGAGGGATTTTCTCGCAGTGATGTTGAAAAGATCAATCGAATGTATCACTGTGGAGGCGAAACTACTGGTTCGGGCCCGTCGATTAGCTTACCATTCCCAGTTCCATCTCCTCCGTTTGTTCCAAACAGTGGATACTATCCATATCCGTACCCAAATCCATACCCATATCCTCCGTCCGGTGTAGTTCCGCAAACGTATCCGCATCCCGGTGGAAGCTATCCACAAGGACCTTACGGACCATATCCGCAAGATGAGACACCGAACGGGTTGATCAATTCTGTGCAGAATAATCTTTAA